In Bombyx mori chromosome 15, ASM3026992v2, the sequence TATCTATAGCTAATGCATGTGTACTGTGTATGTGCGCTTACAGCACGTTCGTGTGCCCGACGGAGATCATCGCGTTCTCGGAGAAGGCGGACGAGTTCCGCAAGATCGGCTGCGAGGTGCTCGGCGCCTCCACCGACTCGCACTTCACGCACCTCGCCTGGATCAACACGCCGCGCAAGCAGGGTACgactttttgtttttgtctttttgacgtgacaacgtcttataattcgatggagccgactgcacgcacgaaaaaacatgactcatggaggcgttccatttaagggttgaagtgcaagcgagagcgcgcaacgagcgacaaagaggcacaatcggaaaatgaaaccattccatcagtattttcttatgacgttgtcacgttcaactgtcGTCAGTAaatcgactttacagacaaccgattttttattgcctaaatggatggacgagctagACGTGCCCATAGACGTCTCCTCCAGAATTCCACCACCTCGAGTCACGGGGTCGAAGTTCCAATTGTATAAATAACCGCTCGTACCCTTGTACCCGAAcatatgactgcttcgcggcggCAACGGGCCGGTCTGTGGTACCGGTGGGTTGATACTGTTGACAGTATGTCCTGTTAATGGTAATTAAGCTTAGAAATTGTTGTAGGCTTCATACAATAATATTCCTCAACCACACAAGGCTGGCGTGAACACGTGCTATGGTCATTTTATTGAGAGAGTTAGTACCTACGGTAGGATGTTAGCGGGTTATGATGCCCTGACTGTACATGTGCAATCACCGTTACAGGCGGACTCGGTCCCATGAACATCCCTCTGATAAGCGACAAGTCGCACCGCATCTCCCGCGACTACGGAGTGCTGGACGAGGAGACGGGCATCCCCTTCCGAGGACTCTTCATCATCGACGACAAGCAGAACCTCAGGCAGATCACCATCAACGACCTGCCCGTGGGGAGGTACGTCCAATACTCGACAGATATTCTTTATACGATCTATAACTTGTAAATAGGATGTCAAAACTTGGGTCACTAATTGTCAATTCTATCAGATAGTACTGCGGTACTTAGTGGCGGCTCTGAGTACTGCATCAGGAATCACAAAGTGTCAACCGATACACGATACACAAACCTTTGTATCTTCTTTAttactacaataataatattgggtctttacctatgaaattgccgtttagtatacagaatgcctcgtaatttttttataaacgaaaattttattttatttcttcgaTACCACGAAGGCAGGCCATCGCCTGGAATGATTACCTTGAGTCCTAGAGCCCCGCGTCAAAGACCACGACGCTCGGGCCGTCGGTTTACCGAACAACTTCACTTGCATCGTAAATTCTCGAACAACAAACTTTAAAAGCATTTTGTATATCTGTACCCTCAGGTATTGATTATTTTCCCTATGAAGAAGTTTTTCAAACGTTGGAATGAGTAGAAATCTATCAGCGCAAGTTCTGGCCAGTACGATGGATGACGCAACACTTCAAACTCTAACTCTTGTAGCTCAGGCCCCGTCCGCTGTGCCGCATGCGATCGAGTCTGGTCGAATAGGCCCACCGCAGACGAGCGATTAACTAAGGCTGGCCGGAGATTCGCGAGCCTCTCCATCATTGTGCCCGGTTCCTCACAGTACACATCCGCAGTAATGCTGGTGCCATTTGACAAGAAACTATGATGAATCATACCAGCATTAAACCTCCAAAGAGTGACCATGAATTATTAGAAGGAAGTTTTGTTTGTTGCATCGCCTAGATTGCTGAACCGGGCTCTAACCGAAATGACGACCGCTTGCGATTATCAAATAAAATCCATTTCAAAATCCCTTCGTTTCCGTGCGTTCAGTTCGTGCGGCACAAACTTGACAAGTTATTTTTACTTTGCCGATTTGATGCAAGTGGACCAATATTGATATGATTCGAATGATATTTATCGTatccatattgatgaaaaagatacaaataCAATGAAAACCAAACACTAAGCAATAAACTAAATGACCCGAATATGAAACTAGAATTTcattaatctatacttctatactaatattataaagaggaaagatttgtttgtttgtttgtttcgaataggctccgaaactactggaccaatttgaaaaattatttttccattagaagccgacattgtccctgatgaacataggctactttttttttttttttttttgtttcatgtgtgttttaatgtttccgaagcgaagcgagggcgggtcgctattaaaaataaaatgagtttgaatttagaattgatTGCCCGCCATACATTTCGAATGGTCAGTATTGCAAAACGGCAACTTCACACGTAAAGACCTATTTGGATGTTAAAAGTTATCCGCGCCTATCAAATAAGGGATGTGCTAATTTAATTTGGACAGTTCAGTGCAAAAGTGCATAAGCTAAACCGCACGAGagagagatattttttttaagagattttatgccctggtaactgagacctttaagtcatgtcttattttaatttatattcttaattttatgaaaaatgatattatggagtgaaatgaaatgaaaatgattaatttgagacattaatcaactaggatgaaattaaatgagatgatatgagatgaaatctaatctcagtaaaatgatggtcatttactaagatttttcagtggactttttggaggatcccgagaagttacgtccagcggctttgtttcattttcccacatttgtgcactttcacagatattaaacgtttcataaaccaccattattacacatttaaacccgaagaaacactaaatagacaaaataaaacaaatcacacaacttcactcctcgcgttctcgccaaaaagtccacgagagagagatgggcgcatgcagtgcgacgtcacgccgcgcgcttattcacaaacactacataagCGCAACGCGTGAATGTGTTGAgtgcgagctacatggtaggtggagtggggtgttaggttttattttcgtcacggaatttcatgatttggTCGCCGCGCTTAaaacccgcgataaaagctatgaaaACGATAAAAATCAATGCCGAACTTAGTGTCCCGATTCCCCACATTTTATAGTATTGAAAAGTAGTATTGATAAGGATGAGGGCGCGCCCACAGGTCGGTGGAGGAGACCCTGCGGCTGGTGCAGGCGTTCCAGTTCACGGACAAGCACGGCGAGGTGTGCCCCGCCAACTGGAGGCCCGGCGCCAAGACCATCAAGCCCGACACCAAGGCCGCGCAGGAGTACTTCGGCGACGCCAACTAGACACGACACCACACCAACAATCACTCTAATTGAATAcacaatttcgaaaagggcacatctctgaaaatgtaaattgttcaggaattgaaaaaaaactgattattttctaaagcagtgtaaaatttaaaatattaacttttgagatacaTCTTAGTCTTAATTAGCAATTTATGAGatatgcccttttcgaaattgcatattcaatgaATACTTCTTATTTTTACTTCACTTGTTAAATCAGTATTGATTAACTTAATGTAATCCAGCGGCTGCAATAAAGAGCTGTGCTGTTTTGGTACGTCTACTCTTTTATTTACGGTCATAATTCTGCTGAGGGTAGTCAATAAAACTCGATATTTGGTTAGGTTGAGCCCCGGGACCACGCAGATACAGAGCAGTTTCGTCGCTGTACTGTAGAACGCCTTAAGCTGGCTGGTCGCAATCACATtgttgtccatggactccggtaaccacttgaacACCAGGTGtaccgtgaactcgttcaccatctaagagaaaaaaaaagacgtgtgtcACTCGGAGACTGCCTCAGTAAAGCATAgcattgcatagcatttttatcaacttatgcaattataaatcgacaataatataatttaatattaaaacaacaataaaataagatccggcgagaaactcagtgggctaacttttaatgaatctgctacattgtgagtattccattttgaccgcgcactcactagagggcgctacatgagatatagacacgcctttggatgctacttctaactctcattcgcccagaatcaacggtttagctagtttatttttaatgccactccaattactggatgagtagtaggagtggtaataaaattcttcgactaagcgatagaaaatggcacgcccaacgcattgtaatgtgatataattttctactttacaattccgtttgtcgccgatagatggcgcttgacgcaaaagctaAATCGCGCTATTGTTGTGCTACCCACGAAATTAtgtcacatattttgatagtacataaatcagtgtttagacttcttactttatACTACACAAACGCAACGTGTGAattagacttgcgcaaaacatcacttcccaatgtaatgtgatatgacatcacttttacagacaggtgatattactcgaaaacattacacatcactcttaacattactcggtgcgttcaatagatactgtgacgacgaatacattgtatctatacacccgaatcattacttaagtgatgtgttcatacacatcacttaggtaatgattcgggtgtgtcattacagtagtgtattacaatacaaagttcatactttgtattgtaacactgttatattacttgacagagattgacttacttaataacataataattttattttttacttaatataatttattgtgggatgagcggatttcatatggcgacttagactgcaaattgagctcgacaataatgttaatatacgagagcagtagatgcattgtttcggcgcggtctcctcaaagtgcatccaaggaggactgtactttcatttagacgccgttatttctttcacttattaaacacgcattaaaacaaataataaaactatcttcaaacaagtgcttaagtaattcaaatcaaacacaaaaattaatatgaaatattactaaacaattacgagcgactagcgattttacaaaagttgcgaataaataattaagtaagtacttgcggggaacatgaaaaatataaacacaaatacctatattaaaattcagacgtaccataggtataaaaatgtacctagcggccaggacatacggttcaaaatcactaggaataattccgtgtcgcttgctcatttattttgcgtcgattggtctgtctcgctcgctcggttccgttcgtgtactaagcaacattacacgacaaagaaagaaacatgttgggtgatagtgtgatgtttgtttccttcgcgtaatgtgtgatgttgcattacatcgtagagtaatattacccgagtaatatcactcgcattacttacacatgtctagtgtgaatgtgttgaacgcttttccaacctatgctgatagctttgagaggctatttcagcgtaccctagcttgtgtaggtgagctcgcggggctcaaaccggagaattgctaacaccgccc encodes:
- the Jafrac1 gene encoding thiol peroxiredoxin isoform X2, producing the protein MSKRGQLSGNLCDGVLLSIWRTVTCDSEVYDEPVVAEERIVHLEVADISFNKMPLQMTKPAPQFKATAVVNGEFKDISLSDYKGKYVVLFFYPLDFTFVCPTEIIAFSEKADEFRKIGCEVLGASTDSHFTHLAWINTPRKQGGLGPMNIPLISDKSHRISRDYGVLDEETGIPFRGLFIIDDKQNLRQITINDLPVGRSVEETLRLVQAFQFTDKHGEVCPANWRPGAKTIKPDTKAAQEYFGDAN
- the Jafrac1 gene encoding thiol peroxiredoxin isoform X3, with product MTMEHKCYCRGDEIRSLDLDKPEHLMPVMRPFSLSFNKMPLQMTKPAPQFKATAVVNGEFKDISLSDYKGKYVVLFFYPLDFTFVCPTEIIAFSEKADEFRKIGCEVLGASTDSHFTHLAWINTPRKQGGLGPMNIPLISDKSHRISRDYGVLDEETGIPFRGLFIIDDKQNLRQITINDLPVGRSVEETLRLVQAFQFTDKHGEVCPANWRPGAKTIKPDTKAAQEYFGDAN
- the Jafrac1 gene encoding thiol peroxiredoxin isoform X4, which translates into the protein MQTTRVPRKRYLSESSDVSGNLPKKLLLESFNKMPLQMTKPAPQFKATAVVNGEFKDISLSDYKGKYVVLFFYPLDFTFVCPTEIIAFSEKADEFRKIGCEVLGASTDSHFTHLAWINTPRKQGGLGPMNIPLISDKSHRISRDYGVLDEETGIPFRGLFIIDDKQNLRQITINDLPVGRSVEETLRLVQAFQFTDKHGEVCPANWRPGAKTIKPDTKAAQEYFGDAN
- the Jafrac1 gene encoding thiol peroxiredoxin isoform X5, producing MPLQMTKPAPQFKATAVVNGEFKDISLSDYKGKYVVLFFYPLDFTFVCPTEIIAFSEKADEFRKIGCEVLGASTDSHFTHLAWINTPRKQGGLGPMNIPLISDKSHRISRDYGVLDEETGIPFRGLFIIDDKQNLRQITINDLPVGRSVEETLRLVQAFQFTDKHGEVCPANWRPGAKTIKPDTKAAQEYFGDAN
- the Jafrac1 gene encoding thiol peroxiredoxin isoform X1 yields the protein MTMEHKCYCRGDEIRSLDLDKPEHLMPVMRPFSLRVRNLEIVLKNMSKRGQLSGNLCDGVLLSIWRTVTCDSEVYDEPVVAEERIVHLEVADISFNKMPLQMTKPAPQFKATAVVNGEFKDISLSDYKGKYVVLFFYPLDFTFVCPTEIIAFSEKADEFRKIGCEVLGASTDSHFTHLAWINTPRKQGGLGPMNIPLISDKSHRISRDYGVLDEETGIPFRGLFIIDDKQNLRQITINDLPVGRSVEETLRLVQAFQFTDKHGEVCPANWRPGAKTIKPDTKAAQEYFGDAN